A single window of Scomber scombrus chromosome 12, fScoSco1.1, whole genome shotgun sequence DNA harbors:
- the crls1 gene encoding cardiolipin synthase (CMP-forming) — MMMCFRRDVRWFVSARSAGALCLEGTSWRHRHTPVTGGSRTVQPSVSGSWIFRLSGTDSRVACTSGILQQLKPTPWHAHGHALLYRGGHERSAASIRSLLSPGARGLCSGKPKETPESPREEDRTEAAPVPGQGLFKFKELYENPWTIPNLLCVCRISLAPFLGHLIIQQHFHLSLALFALAGATDLLDGYIARTWPTQKSALGSALDPLADKILISILYVSLTYAEIIPAPLTALVIFRDIGLIAAVFWVRYKTVPPPVTLSKFFNPCYTTAQLKPTLFSKVNTAVQLLLVAASLAAPVFHFPDSILLQCLWYITAVTTTVSGYSYWHYGRKTVQVLNRSP, encoded by the exons atgatgatgtgtTTTCGGAGGGATGTTCGCTGGTTTGTGTCCGCGCGCAGTGCGGGTGCGTTGTGTCTCGAGGGCACGTCATGgcggcacagacacacacctgtcacCGGAGGCTCAAGGACCGTACAGCCTTCGGTGAGCGGCTCGTGGATCTTCAGGCTCAGCGGAACAGACAGCCGGGTCGCGTGCACGTCCGGGATTCTCCAGCAGCTCAAACCGACACCGTGGCACGCGCACGGACACGCACTCCTGTACCGGGGAGGTCACGAGAGGTCGGCGGCTAGTATCCGGTCACTGCTGTCACCGGGAGCGCGAGGGCTCTGCAGCGGAAAGCCCAAAGAGACACCGGAGAGCCCACGTGAGGAGGACCGGACTGAAGCTGCTCCGGTACCGGGACAAGGACTGTTCAAGTTCAAAGAGCTG TACGAGAACCCTTGGACAATCCCCAACCTGTTGTGCGTGTGTCGGATTTCTCTGGCTCCATTCCTGGGTCATCTGATCATCCAGCAGCACTTTCACCTCAGTCTGGCTCTATTTGCCCTGGCAGGAGCGACAGACTTG TTGGACGGTTACATTGCCAGAACGTGGCCCACTCAGAAGTCCGCACTGGGCAGTGCTCTCGACCCGCTGGCGGATAAAATTCTCATCAGTATTTTATATGTCAGTCTCACCTATGCTGAAATTATACCAG CTCCTCTGACAGCGCTGGTGATATTCAGAGACATCGGTTTGATAGCTGCTGTCTTCTGGGTCAGATATAAGACTGTACCTCCACCG GTGACCCTCAGTAAGTTTTTTAACCCCTGCTACACCACAGCGCAGCTCAAGCCCACACTTTTCAGCAAG gTGAATACAGCTGTCCAGCTTCTTCTGGTCGCAGCTTCTCTGGCCGCTCCAGTTTTCCATTTTCCAGACAGTATCCTGCTGCAGTGCTTATG GTATATTACAGCAGTGACAACAACAGTGTCGGGCTACAGCTACTGGCACTACGGCCGCAAGACTGTCCAGGTGCTTAACAggtcaccatga